Below is a genomic region from Pseudarthrobacter sulfonivorans.
GCACCACGTGGGGGAAGAGGTCTCCGAAAAAGGTGGAGTCTTCGGCCAGGAGCGCTTCAAGGTCGAGCGTCCGTTTGGTGGTCACCAGTTCGTCCAGGCGGACAGGGCGCGGCGGCAGCGACGCCCACTGTTTGGGCGTGTTGAAACCATGGTCGGGATACGGGCGTCCCTCGCCCACAGCTTTGAAGATCACTATGCCACCCTAGGCAGCTTGGGGGCCCAAGAGAAGTGTCCGGCCCGCAGCATCCTAAGGTTGTAGCCAAACAGTGACCATCTGTCACATGCCGTGGACATCGCGCCGCCGGCGCAGGATCAGAGGCCCGTGGCTGACACAATGGAGCCATGACTGCACCCGAATTCCCTGCCAGCACCACGCCCGGCGTCCGCCTGCCGTCCACGCCGCCCCTCGCCCTCCTGCTCGACGTTGACGGACCCGTGGCCAGCCCCGTGACCCGTGACGTGAAACCCGGCATCATTGCCGATCTGGTGGCGCTGGCGACTGCCGGAATTCCGGTCGTTTTCAATACCGGCCGCTCCGATGCCTTCATCCGGGAGCAGGTCATGGAGCCGATGATCGCCGCCGGCATTCCCGCCGGGACAGTCATCCACGCCATTTGCGAGAAGGGCGCCGTGTGGTTCAGCTACACCGCCGCCGGGCCCGGCCCCATCCACGTTGATCACGAACTGGCCGTGCCCAAGGCCTACGGCGATGACGTGCGCCGGCTCGTGGCCGAGGACTACTCCAGGCACATGTTTTTTGACGAGACGAAACGTGCCATGGTGTCCGTTGAGCAGCACATCGAGGTGCCCTCGGCCGACTACCTGGCCGAACAGAAGCTTTTCGACTCCGACGCCATGGACCTCATGACCCGCCACGGCATGGGCGTGGTTCGCCTGGAGCACCACGCACCGAATTCCGACGACGAGGTGGACTACCGCGTCGATCCCACCATTATTTCCACCGATATTGAGTCAGTGCGGCTCGGCAAAGACCTCGGCGCCAGCCGCGCCGTGGAGTTGCTGGCGGCACAGGGCATCACGCCGCTGGCGTGGCGGACGGTAGGTGATTCCCGCACGGACTACGCCATGGCGGACTGGCTCCACCACAATGACCACCCCGTAAAACACGTTGATGTCCGTCCGGCGGACGGCGTTCCGGTCAAGCCCTATGACGTGTTGACCGCCACCGATCTGGGGCTTGGGGAAGATGTCATTCACGACGACGCCGGCGGAGCTTACCTGCGCAGCTGGCGGGAGGCCATGGTCGGCTGAGCCCGTCCCGGCCGGCAGTCACCTGTTTGAGGCCTGCCATTTTGGGCGTCGCGCTATTATTCAGATAAGAACGCTTACCATTTACACGCGACGGAGACAACCATTACAGAAGCACCTGTCCAGGACGAGATCTACTACGGCGGCCAGGCGTCCGTAGAACCGCGCACCCACACGGAGGTGACGTCTCCGGCTGCCGAAGCTCGACTCAAACACCGGCCGGACGTCGTCCGGCACAAGGGCCGGTATGCCCTGATCAACCACAACCGAACGCCGTACCAGGCCATGGTTGAGGATCTGCTGTTCCTGCGCAATGTGCTCGCGGAGGCCGGGCTGGACTACCTTTTGGTGCGCGGCAACAACGACCGTCCGGTCATCGCCCTGGACTGGAACGACCGCAAGAAGCTGCGGGCGGCCTTGGTGGAGGCCTGCCGCAACGAGCCTGTGTACTCCATGACCGTGGACGCGAAAAAGAAGTCCTCCGTGCTGGTTGCCGACGGAGATCTCTCCCCCAACCGTCAGGCCCGCATCTTCCGCCTCTACCGACCGCGGGTTGAACCCGACGGCGGTTTCGAGTTCGGTTCCTCCGCTGGCGTCCAGATTGAGCTCTGGAGCTTTGAGGGCGACCAGCTGATCCTCCCGATCGAAAACTCCCTGACCCGCCGCACCATGCAGTCCCAGGACGCTGTCCGCGGGACGGTTGAACGGTACGGCCACACCTGGCCCACCATCGAGAACATGTTCGCCGACCATGCCAGCGACATCAGCTTCGACATCGACCTGGTGTTTTCGTGGGTTGACGGCAGCTCTCCCGAATACATCGCGGCCCGCCGTGCCCAGCAGCAGGGTGTGGTTCTCGGCGAAGGCGACGACCACGAAGCCCGCTTCCGGCAGATCGACGAACTCAAATACGCCCTGCGCTCCGTCTACATGTTCGCGCCCTGGATCCGCCGCATCTTTATCGCCACAGACTCCCCCGCCCCGAAGTGGCTCGCGGAGCACCCGTCGGTGACCATTGTCCGCAGCGATGAGTTTTTCGCCGATCCCGCAGTGCTGCCCACGCACAACTCGCAGGCAGTGGAATGCCAGCTCCACCACATCGAGGGCCTCTCCGAGCACTTCCTCTACTCGAATGACGACATGTTCTTCGGCCGCTCGGTGGGCCCGGACATGTTCTTCACACCGGGTGGCGTCACGAAGTTCATCGAGGCCGAGACCCGGATCGGGCTGGGCGACAACGATGCCGAGCGCAGTGGCTTCGAGAACGCCGCCCGTGTGAACCGCAAGCTGCTCTGGAACCGGTTCGGTCGGATCACCACGCGGCACCTGGAGCACACCGCCGCCCCGCTGCGACGCAGCGTTGTGGCCAGGATGGAGCGTGAGTTCCCGGAGGAGTTCCAGAAGACGGCGGCGAGCAGGTTCCGCGCCGCGGACAACATCTCGGTCACCAATTCCTTCTACCACTACTACGCGCTGCTGACAGGCCGTGCGGTCACGCAGACCGCAGCCAAGGTGCGTTACGTGGACACCACCGCCCGCGCCGGGCTGAACTCCCTGCCCAAGCTGCTGGCCAAGCGGAACATGGACTTCTTCTGCCTCAACGACGGCAGTTTCCCCGAAGTCCCCGCGGACGAGCGCGCCGAGATCGTGACCGACTTCCTGGAGAAGTACTACCCCATCAAGGCGCCCTGGGAGCTCTGACGCTCGCAGCCCTGACGCTGGTCACGCCCACGTCAGGGCTTCCGACCCTCCGGGCTTTGCGCGGCTAGATAGCGTAGTTCGGAAGGGCTACCTTCCTGACGCCTCCTGTTTTGGCGTTGTCAGGGATGCTGACGCCCGCGGCGGCCAGTCGCTCGGCAGTCATTTCCGAGGTGACATGCTCCCCTACGGTGGCCGCGTTCCCCAGCGGAACCACGGAGTGGACAATGGTGTGCTCGTAGACATGCACCAGGTTGAAGGCCTGCCCGCCGTCCCGGCCGCGGGTACCGCCGACGGCGACGTTGAGGTCCTGGGTGTAGCACGTGGCCGAGGCGACGGAGACAGGAATCCCCGCAAAGGTGGCGGTGGTCGAGTAGTGCAGATGCCCAGCCAGAATGGTCCGGACGTCGGAGTTGCGGACCACGGAGGCCAGGCTCGCCTGGTCCCGCAGTTCCACGAGCACGGCAAGGTCCAGGACCGACGGGACCGGCGGATGGTGGAGCGCCAGGATGGTGCCGTCGGGGGCCGGGGTATCCAGTTGGCGGGTAAGCCACCCCAGCTGGGCCGGGCTTAGCTCGCCGTGGTGGTAACCCGGGACCGACGTGTCCATGGTGATGATGCGCAGGCCGTTGATGAAGTAGCTGCGGTCCACCGGTGCGTCACTGGCAGGCTCGTCCAGCAGCCCGGTCCGGAAGTTGGCGCGGTTGTCGTGGTTGCCCATGGCCCAGATGACTTGGGCGCCCATGTCTTCGCAGGCGGGATCAACAATTGCCCGGAGCTTTGCGTAGGCTTGAGGGTCGCCTTGGTCGGCGAGGTCACCCGTGAAGATCACGGCCTCGGGCCGGGCGCCGGAAGCCCTGACCTCGTCGAAAAGCTGAATGAGCTTGGCTTCGCTGTCAACTGCGCCGTAAAGGGGATCCGGACCCCCCAACAGGTGGGGGTCGCTCAGGTGGAGAAGGAAGTGGCGTGGCCGGGGGTGTTCGGCCTCGATGTGCTTCATTGCTGCCTCTGTGGTTGGTGGGAAACGGCGTTTCCCTTCTACCCTTCAGTAACTATTATCCAATCAGACAATTGGCAAACTGTGGGTAAATTGTTGCGGCCAAGTTGGAAAAAACTAAAGAATTAAGCCTTGGAAAGTTCGATTGTGGCCGCCGGTCCGTCAAATTCTGCCAGTGCCATTTCAATTGCGTCGATGACCTCGGCGGAGTCCGGTTCGACGGTGGGCGCGAAGCGTGCCACCACCTCGCCCTCGCGGTTGACCAGGAACTTCTCGAAGTTCCATTTCACCAGGCCTGGCAGCACACTGGTTTTGAACCTGGTCAGCTCGGCATAGAGCGGATGCTGGTCCTTGCCACGCACGTTGGCCTTGGCCGTCAGCGGGAAAGTGACACCGAAATTCCGCTCGCAGAACTCGGCGATCTCACTGTCGTTGCCTGGCTCCTGGCCGGCGAACTGGTTGCACGGAACTCCGAGCACATCGAAGCCGCGGTCGCGGAACTTCTCGTATAGCGTCTCCAGGCCCGCGTACTGCGGAGTGAAACCGCACTTTGACGCCACGTTCACCACCACCACCACGTTGCCCTTGAACCGGCCAAAGTCGGTTTCGGTGCCGTCGTTGAGAGTGAGGGGAATGGTGTACAGGTCTGTCACAGCGCCGTCCTTGAAAGGTTGGTCATGCAGGTGATTCGTTGCCAACCATCAAGGGTACGGGCGCAGTCTGGGAGTTCGCTGTCAAGGTCCCGCCGACTCGGACCATGTTGCGGTGTCGGTAGGCGTGGCGGTGGTTGTAGCTGTCGTAGAAGACGAAGGCGAAGGCGACGCTGTTTCGGCTGAGGACCCGCTACTCGTTGTTGCTGTTGGCTCCACCGTTGGCGCCGGCGTCGGCGTCAGGCGCGAGGTAGGCCTGAACGGCCACGACCTGGAGACAGTGGGCGTCGGAGACGGCGACGCGCTCGTCGTCGGCGCAGGCGAAGTGTCCGTGGGGGCAGGTGAGGTGCCCGTGGGGGTGGGTGACGTCGTCGTCGGCGTGGCGCTTGAGGTTCCCGTCGGCGTCCGCGTTGCCCGGGGCGTGGAAGGCGTTGGGGAGGGCGATGCCGTCGAAGTGGCTGTTTCCGTCGCCGTCCCTGTCGCAGATTCTGTCGCCGTTTCTGTAGCAGTCGGGTCCGGCGATGCGGATTCAGGCGAGGTAGCGTCCGACGACGGCTTGTCCGTGGGTGCCTCGTCCGGCGGTTCCGACGCTGATCCCTCCACCGGCGGCGGTTCGGACAGTTCCTCTTCGCCGCCCAGAACCGTGTGGCTGTTGTCCTCGGCGACCGGGATGGCCCAGCGTTGCGCGCCGACGTCCACGGGTTTGGCCTGATAGCTGACCATGGCTATGTCCTCGAGCTCGTCCAACTGACGAATACGCAGAAGTGTCCAGTTCAGCGGGCTGGTGTGCTTGCCGTTAAGGATGGTTTCGAAATGCAGATGGCATCCGGTGGACCATCCCGTGGTGCCCACACGGGCAATGACCTGGCCCACCTGCACAGAGTCCCCCGTCCGGACCGCCACAGCCTCCAAGTGGTTGTACGTGGTGATCAGCCCGTTGCCGTGGTCTAGTTCCACGCGGTTGCCGCCGCCCCAGGGGTGCCACCCGGCGGCCCGGACCACGCCTGCGTCGGCCGAATAAACCCTGGTGCCGCAGCCTGCAGCGAAGTCCTGGCCGAGGTGGAAATCGCCGCCCGCACCGGTGATCGGGCTGACCCTGTACCCGAATGGAGAGCTTGAAGTGAGGAGCTCAAGGGGCGCCATGAGGGACCCCTCCGGGGGGCGGGTGAGCCCGGTGGCGGCAACGTTGAGCGGAGCGCTCCCGCCCTTGGCGATCGTCCTGACCACTGTGCGGTTAAACGGAACCAAGGCCCGGCTGTCCGTCAGGAAAGCACCGGCCAGCCCAGGCAGGCCAACATGTCCGGCACCCGCCGGCGAAGCTGCCGGGCGGGGTTCAATGGGGGACGATCCAGGGAGGCCGACGGCGAAGAGTGACGCGGCAACAACGGCGCTGGCGGCGAGCACGCGCACAGCTATGGCACAGCCGCCCGCGGGCTCCTTCTCCCGGCCGGATCCCCAATGATTGCCCACTCGTTACTCCCGGGTTGGCCCGCCAGACCCCGGATCCAGACGGACTTACCATCTCATGGGACCACAAAGACCCGGGCCTGTGAACCCCCGCGCCGGTACCGCTGCGGACATTATGTGGATCAGCCCTCAGAACCGTGCCCGCGGCTTCTGGGCGAGAATAGTGCCATGCGAAATTTCCTCAGGGAATGGCAGGGCGAAATCAAACGGGTATTCACCGGTAGCACTGACGGTCAACCCGCTTGGGTTCCGCGGCTGGCCGAAGGGGACGACGCCGGCTATCACCTTCCCGGCTCGGCCGTCTGGGCGGTGCACGGCTCCATGACCACCATTGTGGCTGGGGTCCGCGCGCTCCTGATGCAGGCCTTGCACCCCGGGGCGCTGGCGGGAATCCACGAGCACTCCGACTTCCGCGCAGATCCGCTCAGCCGGCTGGCCCGGACCATCCGCTGGATCTTCACCGTCACCTATGGCCCACAGGCCGCCGCCGACGAGGCTTCCGCCCGAGTCCGTCGGCTGCACGAGCCTGTACAGGGTACGTACGGTGACGGGCAAGGCGGCGAGCGGAGCTACTCGGCCAACAATCCGGAACTCGCCCGCTGGGTCCACATCGCGTTCGTGGACGCCTTCCTCTCGGCCCACAAAATCTGGGGTGCCGGGATCCCTGGCGGCCCCGACGCCTATGTCCGCGAGTGGGCCCAGGCCGGACGGCTGATGGGCGTAGAGGATCCGCCCCTGAGCGAGGCCGAAATGCGGGAGCAACTGGACCGCTGGTATAACAACGGTGAGCTGGTGGCGGACGGCAGGGTTGCCGAGACCGTTGAGTTCATCCGCAACCCGCCACTGCATCCGCTGCTGCGCCCCGGCTACCGGATCATCTTCGCCGGCGCCGTCTATAGCCTTGAGCCGAAGTACCGCCGCATGCTGGGGCTCCAGATCCCTCGGCTGGGGCCGTTCCCGCTCCCCGTGAGGCTGGCAACGAAGGTGACTCTCGGCGTCGTACATCTTGCCCTTGGACGTGGGCCTGGACCCAGCGAACAAGCGGCTCGGGAGCGCCTCCACCGCTTGGGCTACGCGGGCACGTGACCTGGGCAGTTGGGGTGGGCAGCTGGGCTCCAGCCATGGGTCAACGCTTGGCTGGAGGACAGCAAAACCCGGCCCTGACGAGGTCAGAACCGGGTTTTTGGCTGGCGGAGAATGGGGGATTTGAACCCCCGAGGGCGTTAACCCAACACGCGTTCCAGGCGTGCGCCATAGGCCGCTAGGCGAATTCTCCAGCTGCTTTCGAATCAAAAGCAGATACTAGACTACCTGAACATTCCGGCATCGCCCAATTGGGCCGGCGGACTGTTACCGCACGCGGCAATCCGGGCTCGAGCTGGCCCGTTAACGTAAAAATGGACGCCCCCAATGCGTCCATTCCTTCGATACACCGTTGAGCTGCCGGGTCCGGCCCTCCAGCCAGGCCCCGCAGCTCACAACCTTGAGATTGCCCCAATCGGTGTACATATCCATGATCGGCCCTACCCGCCGGATAAGCAATGAAAATCGCTGCCCATTACCCTGCCTTCTTGGCAGGATGAGGCCATGACACAGCTGCACGCCCTGGTGGTTTACGTTCCGGAGACACACACGGAGCCGCTGCTCGCGGCAATCGGGGACGCCGGAGCGGGCAGGATCGGGAACTATTCGCACTGCACATTCACCTCCCCCGGCACCGGGCGCTTCACTCCGTTGCCTGGTTCCGAGCCGTTCATCGGGGCCCTGGGGGCGGTCGAACGCGTGCCGGAAACCCGGGTGGAGTGCGTTGTGGAGGAAGAGATGCTCGACGCCGTTGTGCTGGCCCTGCGCGCGGCGCACCCTTACGAGGAGCCCGCCTTTATGAGCTGGCCGGTGGATGGCTGGCGACGCTGAGCTGGCGCCTGGGCATTTGCGCCAGCTTTCGCGGCCGTGACCCGCTTGAGCGGTGCGGGCCAGCACCGCTCAAGCGGGTCCGGGCAGCTCAACAGGAAATTCCGGGCCACGCGAGGGCACCCGGCCGGGCCACGGCAGGCCCCGGAACGGGCCGTCCGGACCTTCCTGAATCTTCGGGTAAACTTGTCTGCGGCCCCTCATGTGGCGTCATCCTGTTGAACTCCCCCAGGACCGGAAGGTAGCAAGGGTAAACGGGCTCTGGCGGGTGCATGGGGGGTCTTTACTATTCCCCCACAGGGCGGCCGTCCGCGAGGGATCCTGATTGTCTGCCCGGATTGGTAGGGTTTTCTCGTGACTGTTACTACCACCGCCCTTTACCGCAGATACCGCCCGGACTCCTTCGCTGACGTTATCGGGCAGGAACATGTCACCGAGCCGCTGATGACGGCACTGCGGAAAAACCGTGTCAACCACGCCTATCTCTTCTCCGGCCCACGCGGTTGCGGAAAGACCACCTCCGCCCGCATCCTGGCCCGCTGCCTCAACTGCGCCCAAGGCCCCACAGATACTCCCTGCGGTACGTGCCCTAGCTGCATTGAACTGGCCCGCGGCGGTTCAGGCTCCCTGGACGTCATCGAGATCGACGCCGCCAGCCATGGCGGCGTCGATGACGCCCGCGACCTCCGCGAGCGCGCAACGTACGCTCCGGTCCGCGACCGCTACAAGATCTTCATCATCGATGAGGCCCACATGGTCACCTCGGCCGGGTTCAACGCCCTGCTGAAGATCGTTGAAGAGCCGCCGGAGCACATCAAGTTCATCTTCGCCACCACGGAGCCGGACAAGGTCATCGGCACCATCCGCTCCCGCACGCACCACTACCCTTTCCGGCTTGTCCCGCCGGAGCCGCTGATGGCGTACCTGGAGCTGCTCTGCAACCAGGAAAACGTTCCCGTGGCTCCCGGCGTTCTGTCGCTGGTGGTCCGGGCCGGCGGCGGCTCCGTCCGCGATTCCCTGTCCGTGCTGGACCAGCTGATGGCCGGAGCCGGACCCAACGGCCTCGACTACGAACTTGCCGTAGCCCTCCTCGGCTACACCCACGCATCGTTGCTGGATGACGTGGTGGAAGCTGTGGCCGCCTCAGATGCCGCCACTGTTTTCCGGGCTGTGGACCGCGTGGTGCAGACCGGCCACGATCCCCGCCGCTTCGTCGAGGACCTGCTGGAGCGCTTCCGCGACCTCATCATCGTCCAGGCCATGCCCGAAAGCGCCCAGGTCATCCTCCGCGGCATGCCTGCGGACCAGATCGCCCGGCTCCAGAACCAGGCGCACAACCTCGGGGCTTCCGAACTCTCCCGCGCCGCCGATGTCACCAACACTGCGCTGACCGAGATGACCGGCGCCACGTCTCCGCGCCTGCACCTTGAGCTTCTCTGCGCCCGCATCCTGCTCCCCAGTTCGGAACAGACGGAACGCGGCATCGCTGCGCGGATCGACCGCGTGGAGCGGCGCCTGAATTACGCCGGGAACGACGTCGGCGCTCCCGCTCCGGCTGGTGCTGCGGTTTCGGCTGGACCCGCTGCGGTTTCCGCGGTGCCGACAGCGGCAACGCCGGCTCCTGCTGCACCCGTTTCCGTACAACCAGTTTCTGCGGCAGCCGTTTCTGAGGCGCCCGCTGCGGCACTTCCGGTTGCTGCGGTTCCGGCCGCGGCACCGCAAGTTGCTGCGGCGCCGGTTGCTGCGCAGCAGCCTCCGGCGCCGGTTGCTGCGCAGCAGCCTTCAGGGCCAGCGGCTGCCGGTCCCGGGTCGGCCCGGCCACCGGTATCCGGAGCCGAACAGACCAGGCCGTCGCTGACGCCGCCCCGGGTCAGCACCAACGACTGGCCGGTTGACGAGTCCACAGGCAGGCGGCCCGCTCCCACACCGCAGGCATCCGGTCAGCCCACCCGGGAGACCGGGGCAGACGCCCCCCGCGCAGTTTCCCCGGCCACCCCGCCGGCAAGCACCGGGGCCGCCGGGACAGGCGACGTCGAAGTCCTGCGCCGCGCCTGGCCGGAAGTTCTGCAGACACTCTCCAAGATCAAACGCAGCACGTGGGCCCTGGTTGAGCCGAACGCCCAGGTGGGTGCATTTGACGGCCAGGTCCTGACACTGTCGTTCAGCACTGCCGGGTTGGCTGGCGCTTTCGGCCGGGCTGATCACGCTGAAAACCTGCGGCAGGCGATCCACAAAACGGTGGGCATCGACTGCCAGATCACCGCAGTCGCCGGTGGCGCCAACAGGGCAGCGAGCGCTGAGCCAAACCCAAAAGCTCCCGCTAGTCCGGAAGCCAGCCCGGAAGCTCCGGCCAGTTCAGCCGATGTCGCGTGGGGCCTGGCCCCTGCCAGCGCCGTTTCCACGCATGAGGTCCTGGCCACCGCGCCGGCACCTTCGCCAGCCCCCTCCCCCGCGACGAGTGCTCCCGAACCGGCCGTGCCTCCTGCCACTGCTGCACCTGCACCGACTGCAGGCGCGGCAGCTCCTGAAGAAACAGTCCAGCACACCGGCGACGTCAGCGCGTCGCCAGCCATTGAGGCCGCCCGGGTACCAGCCGCCCGGGGACAGTCGGTACCAGCTGAGCCTGATGACACTGCCGGTTCGTACGCCTACTCCGATGACGATTGGGGTCCTCCCCGCGACGAAGATGCACCGCCTCTGGACGAGGAACCCCCCATGGACTGGGATCCCTCGGCGGCTACCCCACGCCTATCGCCTTCACAGCCTGAGCCTTCAGCGGCCGCACCCGCCAAGCGGCCCGCTCGAGGTGCTCCAAAGGCTGCTGCAGCAAAGGCCTCCCCAGCAAGCAGGTCCTCCGCTTCTGCATCGGCCGCTCCGTCACAGGCAGACACAGCACTGGATCCGTGGGGCAGGGCCGTCGAGCAGGCCCCTGGCGTATGGGTTGTTGGCACCGAGCCCAATGTTGGCAAAAACCCGAGCACGTCCGTCCCGGAGGAAGCCAAGGAGACGGCTCCTGCGCCCACCTACGAGCCGGCTACTGCCCAGGTCCCCCAGGCGTCGTCTGTCGTTAGCCAGTCTGAAGCCGACGCCAGTTGGGGCTTGCCTCCCGTAGCTTCTGCCGCAACCTCGGACGTCGCCGCACAACATCCAGCCGCACCGCCAAGCCACGCTCCAGAAAGCGACGCATCAGAACCTGCGGTGCCCCAGAGCGCCGCGCCAGTCAGTCAGGCACCAGCCGGCCAAGCCCCAGCTAGCCAAACCCCAGGATCCCCGGCAGTCCCGCCGGTGGAAGCAGTGGTTCCCGAACGTGCTGAGGTCCGCGAGTACGCCATGGCATCGACTGCTCCGGCTGCCGCACCCCTGCAGCCGGCACCGGCAACCTCCGAGTCCGCTGCTGCCGCCCGTCAAAGTCTTTACCAGCGCCTGTCCAACAGCCCCGAGGCCGAAGCCGGACGTGCCAAGGCTCCGGCCAGGGCTGCCGCCGCCACCTATGTCCAGGACATTCCGAGCGCGGACGATGAAACCATCGAGGAATCCGGCGTCTTTGGACGCGCCGCCGTCGAGCGTATTCTGGGCGGAAAGCTGATCGAGGAGCGATCCCCGGACGGAAGCCCCATCGTTTCAAGGTTCTAGACGACTGCAGCATGTGCTCCCGCAACACCATTCACCAGCCAAGCCAAACCAAAAGAGGAAAACGTGTACGAAGGTGCAGTCCAGGAGCTGATTGACGAGCTCGGACGGCTTCCCGGTGTCGGTCCCAAATCCGCCCAGCGGCTTGCCTTCCACATCCTCGAAGCGGACCCCCAGGACATGAAGCGACTCGTGGAAGCCATCACCATGGTGAAGGAACGCGTGAAGTTCTGCACCGTATGCGGCAACGTCACCGAGCAGGAATTATGCAACATCTGCCGCGATCCGCGCCGGGACCCGTCAGTCATTTGTGTGGTGGAGGAGTCCAAGGACGTCCTCGCGGTGGAGCGCACCCGATCCTTCCGCGGCCGCTATCACGTGCTGGGCGGAGCCATCAATCCCATTGCCGGCGTCGGTCCCGAACAGCTGCGGATCCGGGAACTCCTGACCCGGCTGAACGACGGCGCCATCCAGGAAGTCATTATCGCCACCGACCCCAACCTCGAAGGCGAAGCAACGGCCACGTACCTGGCGAGGATGCTGAAGACAATCGGCATCGTGGTGACCCGGCTGGCCTCCGGCCTGCCGGTGGGCGGCGATCTTGAGTACGCAGACGAAGTCACCCTCGGCCGTGCATTCGAAGGCCGCCGCAACGCCCTGACCTGATCTGACTGACGGTGCTCAGGCTGATGTTCAGGCGTGAGGGTTGAGCCGTCGCCGGGCAGCCCGGTGACCGCCGGCCAACAGAATGCCTGCCGCCCCGGACTGCGTGCCAACGCCAATCAGTGCCAGTGGCATCTCGGCGCCTGTCTTCTCCTGTTCCTGCCCCTCCACACAAGGAACCTGAGTGCCTTCCGCTGCGTTCTGCAGCTGCCCGGGGAGCCAATCCAAGGCGTTCTCCTTGGGTTCGGCCTCACCGGCAATCAGCGCCAGGATCACCATCGGGTTGCTCGTCGCCATCCAGAAGATCCGCTCGGTGTGGTAAATCTCGGCGATTCCACGGAACTCCGGCGAACACCGATAGGAGACAACCCTGCCCAACTCGTCCCGTTGAATGTTGATGGCCACCAACACCGGCTCATACGCCCTGACGCTGGGCAGCAGCGCTATCACCGCCACGACGTTGCCGACCAGAAGCAAAGCTGCGACGCCCCAGGCCAGAACCCTTCCTCCCTGACCCTCGAACCACCGCGCAGCACCCGCGCCGATGCCGCCAAAGACGATGATTTCAAGGATCATCATGACAAAGGACACCCCGGCAACTGCTGGCGAGGAATCCGACCAGAACGCGAGCAGCAGCAGGAAAACGACAGACACAGTGGCGAAGATCAATCCTTTGGCAGTGGAGCGCGCCCAGTCCAGCAGCGGGCCGTCCACACCACCATCCGCGGGATCCAGCCCAGCTCCGCGCCGCGCGTCCCCCCACCGGACAGCGAGCACACAGCTCACCAGCACCAGCATTGCGGCCGTGAGCATGTACACCCAGGCGTGGGATTCCGGCGGCAGGTCACCGCCCGTGACCAAGGCGATCACCAACAGCGTGCCGGTGCCCCAGCAGACACCGAGAATGGCGGCGCTCTCCCACCAGAAGCGGGCAGCGCGGACAGTCTGAAGCGCTGTTGCCAGCGCACTACGGACGAGCAACCGAACCTGGTCGCCGCCCGTGGAAGAGGTGTCCCCGGCGTCGTTTTCATCGTCGTCCTGGATTTTTCCGGCGCCAATGGGTTCGTACACGGGTTCATCGGCGGTCGGGTCCTTCTCGTCAGCCATGGCCCTCATCCGCCACGTTCTGATCAGCCACCTTCTGATCAGCCACGTGCCGCC
It encodes:
- a CDS encoding type II toxin-antitoxin system VapB family antitoxin — its product is MIFKAVGEGRPYPDHGFNTPKQWASLPPRPVRLDELVTTKRTLDLEALLAEDSTFFGDLFPHVVQYQGTLYLEDGLHRAVRTALHQRTAIHARVLVIDG
- a CDS encoding stealth family protein; the encoded protein is MVEDLLFLRNVLAEAGLDYLLVRGNNDRPVIALDWNDRKKLRAALVEACRNEPVYSMTVDAKKKSSVLVADGDLSPNRQARIFRLYRPRVEPDGGFEFGSSAGVQIELWSFEGDQLILPIENSLTRRTMQSQDAVRGTVERYGHTWPTIENMFADHASDISFDIDLVFSWVDGSSPEYIAARRAQQQGVVLGEGDDHEARFRQIDELKYALRSVYMFAPWIRRIFIATDSPAPKWLAEHPSVTIVRSDEFFADPAVLPTHNSQAVECQLHHIEGLSEHFLYSNDDMFFGRSVGPDMFFTPGGVTKFIEAETRIGLGDNDAERSGFENAARVNRKLLWNRFGRITTRHLEHTAAPLRRSVVARMEREFPEEFQKTAASRFRAADNISVTNSFYHYYALLTGRAVTQTAAKVRYVDTTARAGLNSLPKLLAKRNMDFFCLNDGSFPEVPADERAEIVTDFLEKYYPIKAPWEL
- a CDS encoding phosphodiesterase → MKHIEAEHPRPRHFLLHLSDPHLLGGPDPLYGAVDSEAKLIQLFDEVRASGARPEAVIFTGDLADQGDPQAYAKLRAIVDPACEDMGAQVIWAMGNHDNRANFRTGLLDEPASDAPVDRSYFINGLRIITMDTSVPGYHHGELSPAQLGWLTRQLDTPAPDGTILALHHPPVPSVLDLAVLVELRDQASLASVVRNSDVRTILAGHLHYSTTATFAGIPVSVASATCYTQDLNVAVGGTRGRDGGQAFNLVHVYEHTIVHSVVPLGNAATVGEHVTSEMTAERLAAAGVSIPDNAKTGGVRKVALPNYAI
- a CDS encoding glutathione peroxidase, whose translation is MTDLYTIPLTLNDGTETDFGRFKGNVVVVVNVASKCGFTPQYAGLETLYEKFRDRGFDVLGVPCNQFAGQEPGNDSEIAEFCERNFGVTFPLTAKANVRGKDQHPLYAELTRFKTSVLPGLVKWNFEKFLVNREGEVVARFAPTVEPDSAEVIDAIEMALAEFDGPAATIELSKA
- a CDS encoding oxygenase MpaB family protein encodes the protein MRNFLREWQGEIKRVFTGSTDGQPAWVPRLAEGDDAGYHLPGSAVWAVHGSMTTIVAGVRALLMQALHPGALAGIHEHSDFRADPLSRLARTIRWIFTVTYGPQAAADEASARVRRLHEPVQGTYGDGQGGERSYSANNPELARWVHIAFVDAFLSAHKIWGAGIPGGPDAYVREWAQAGRLMGVEDPPLSEAEMREQLDRWYNNGELVADGRVAETVEFIRNPPLHPLLRPGYRIIFAGAVYSLEPKYRRMLGLQIPRLGPFPLPVRLATKVTLGVVHLALGRGPGPSEQAARERLHRLGYAGT